In Legionella lytica, one genomic interval encodes:
- a CDS encoding acetyl/propionyl/methylcrotonyl-CoA carboxylase subunit alpha encodes MFNKILIANRGEIACRIIKTARSMGIHTVAIYSSVDKDSLHVRSADSAYYVGEAAAKESYLNSAAIIRVAKESGAQAIHPGYGFLSENPEFAQACEAAGIVFIGPSVAAMEAMASKQLAKQLLEKSKVPLTPGYHGSEQSEAHLLNEAKKIGFPVLIKAANGGGGKGMRTVHSEEEFSTALAGAKRESMASFADDTMIIEKLVLHPRHVELQIMADNHGNVVHIFERDCSIQRRHQKIIEEAPAPNLSPALRTRLADAACEVARSIQYRGAGTVEFLVDSQEQFYFMEMNTRLQVEHPVTEMITGLDLVSWQLKIAAGEPLPLAQEEIKAQGHSIECRIYAEDPYHEFIPSIGQIHFLKEPKGEGIRIDTGVERLSQITMYYDPMIAKLITWGANREEALQRLEQALGHYYIGGLKTNIPFLKAICQHPKFSHAELSTDFLAKESIQLAAPDKEIALLMTVSFDYLNTINEIADPLLRDAFSWQAQGLGNWVYRYQDAEKRIDALITPINASQFKVKINEQEHCLRVSLNEMQLTIELDQKKYTAIVENTKDTLTLYTTEGQITFVRFNWNTLGAQSSTHKGQLTAPMPATVVAILKNIGEQVKAGDRLIVLEAMKMEHTIHAPSDGILADIFYAVGAQVNEGEELLSLSDPN; translated from the coding sequence ATGTTTAATAAAATTCTTATTGCTAACCGCGGAGAAATCGCCTGCAGAATCATCAAAACAGCACGCTCGATGGGCATTCATACTGTAGCGATTTATTCTTCAGTAGATAAAGACAGCCTGCATGTACGTAGTGCTGACAGTGCCTATTATGTTGGTGAAGCAGCAGCTAAAGAAAGCTACTTAAATAGTGCGGCCATTATTCGTGTTGCAAAAGAAAGTGGAGCTCAAGCCATTCATCCAGGCTATGGTTTTTTATCTGAAAATCCCGAGTTTGCTCAAGCATGTGAGGCAGCAGGTATCGTCTTCATTGGTCCCTCAGTCGCCGCTATGGAAGCCATGGCTTCCAAACAATTAGCCAAACAACTTCTGGAAAAATCTAAAGTCCCACTGACTCCAGGTTATCACGGTAGTGAACAATCCGAAGCACATTTGCTGAACGAAGCAAAAAAAATTGGCTTTCCCGTTTTAATTAAGGCAGCGAATGGCGGTGGCGGTAAAGGCATGCGTACCGTTCATTCCGAAGAAGAGTTTAGTACCGCTTTAGCTGGTGCCAAGCGTGAATCGATGGCAAGTTTTGCTGATGATACAATGATCATTGAAAAACTGGTTTTACATCCACGCCATGTTGAATTACAAATTATGGCAGATAACCATGGTAATGTGGTCCATATTTTTGAACGTGATTGTTCCATTCAACGCCGCCATCAAAAAATTATTGAAGAAGCTCCAGCCCCGAACCTCTCTCCTGCTTTACGTACACGGCTAGCAGATGCAGCATGTGAAGTTGCACGCTCCATACAATACCGTGGTGCAGGAACCGTAGAGTTTTTGGTCGACTCCCAAGAACAATTCTACTTTATGGAAATGAATACTCGACTACAGGTTGAGCATCCCGTTACGGAAATGATTACTGGCCTTGATTTGGTTTCCTGGCAATTAAAAATTGCTGCCGGCGAGCCTTTGCCACTTGCTCAAGAAGAAATTAAAGCTCAGGGGCACTCTATTGAATGCCGTATTTATGCTGAAGACCCCTATCATGAATTCATTCCTTCTATAGGTCAGATTCACTTTCTAAAAGAACCTAAAGGTGAAGGCATCCGTATAGATACTGGCGTTGAACGCCTCTCCCAAATTACTATGTATTACGACCCGATGATCGCCAAACTTATTACTTGGGGGGCAAATCGTGAAGAGGCATTACAACGCTTAGAACAGGCTCTCGGTCATTACTATATTGGTGGCTTAAAAACGAATATTCCCTTTCTTAAAGCAATATGCCAACATCCCAAATTTAGCCATGCCGAATTAAGCACAGACTTTTTAGCTAAAGAATCGATTCAATTAGCAGCTCCTGATAAAGAAATTGCACTGCTTATGACGGTGAGTTTTGATTATTTGAATACCATCAATGAAATTGCTGACCCTTTATTACGTGACGCATTTTCCTGGCAAGCTCAGGGCTTAGGAAATTGGGTATACCGCTATCAGGATGCCGAAAAACGAATTGATGCCTTGATTACTCCCATTAATGCCAGCCAATTTAAGGTAAAAATTAATGAACAAGAACATTGTCTTCGCGTATCCTTAAACGAGATGCAACTGACTATTGAATTAGATCAGAAAAAATATACGGCCATAGTTGAAAATACAAAAGATACTTTGACCTTATATACCACTGAGGGCCAAATTACTTTTGTACGATTTAATTGGAATACTCTAGGTGCACAATCATCAACACACAAAGGTCAATTAACCGCACCAATGCCTGCAACTGTAGTAGCTATACTAAAAAATATAGGTGAGCAAGTGAAAGCAGGGGATCGCCTGATTGTGCTCGAAGCCATGAAAATGGAACATACTATTCATGCCCCAAGTGATGGGATTCTCGCTGATATTTTTTATGCAGTTGGTGCACAAGTTAATGAAGGTGAAGAACTATTATCATTAAGCGACCCTAATTAA